CCCGCCCAGCTGGCCCAGATCCAGGGCAACGCGTCGGCGAAGGCGCGGCTCGTGACGTCGGAATCCGGTGCGCTGGCGTATCTTTCGCTCAACACCCAGCGCGGCACCCTGACCAACCCCGAGGTGCGCCAGGCGTTCCAGTACGCCGTGGACAAGGCCGCCTACCAGGTCGCGAGCGCGGGCAGCGCCCAGCTCGCCGGCGACGTCGCCACGACGCTGATCACCCCCGGCCTGCAGGGCCGCGAGCAGTACGACCTCTACCCGGCGCCGCCGTCGGGTGACCCGGCGAAGGCCAAGCAGCTGCTGGCCGAGGCGGGCTTCCCGAACGGCCTCGACGGGCTGGTCCTGGCCACGCACAACGAGAACGGCTACCCGGAGAAGGCCGCGGCGATCCAGGCCGCCCTGGCGCGGGCGAACATCAAGGTCACCATCAAGCCGCTCGACGAGGACACCTACACGTCCGAAGTGGACACCAAGGGCCTGTCGGACTACGACCTGACGCTCACCTCGTGGCAGCCGGACATCCCGTCGGCCAACGCGAACATCCAGCCGCTGTTCCAGTCGACCGAGATCGGCAACGGCGGGTACAACGAATCCCGCTACAACAACCCCGACGTCGACAAGCTGATCGCGGAGGCGCAGGCCACCGTCGACCCGGCCGAGGCCGGCAAGAAGTGGGCGGCGCTGGACAAGAAGATCCTCGCCGACTCGCCCGTCGTGCCGCTGATCTACACCCGCAACTCGTTCCTGCACGGGTCGGCCGTGGGCGACGTCCAGATCGGCCGGTTCCCGGCCTACGTCGACTACCGCAAGTTCGGGATCGTCCAGTGACCGGAGCCGGGCTCCTGCGGCTGCACGACGTCGCGGTCTCGTTCGGGGACGTCGAAGCCGTCCGCGGGGTCGGCTACGAGGTCCGCGCGGGCGAAGTCGTCGCGGTGGTCGGGGAGTCCGGCTCCGGCAAGACAGTCACCGCGATGTCCCTGCTCGGCCTGCTCCCGCCCACGGCGAAGGTGACCGGGCGCGCGGAGCTGGCCGGGCGGGACCTCTACGCGATGACCCCGGCCGAGCTGCGCGCGGTCCGCGGCGGCGAGGTCGGCATGGTGTTCCAGGAGCCGATGAGCGCGCTGAACCCGGTGTTCACCGTCGGCGACCAGCTCGTCGAAGCGATCCGGACACACCGGGAGCTGTCGGCCGCCGCGGCCCGGGACCGCGCCGTCGAGCTGCTCGGCCTGGTCGGGCTGCCCACGCCCCGCGAGCGCCTCCGGTCCTACCCGCACGAGCTGTCCGGCGGGCAGCTGCAGCGCGTCGTGATCGCGATGGCGGTGGCGAACGAGCCGAAGCTGCTGATCGCCGACGAGCCGACCACGGCCCTGGACGTCACCGTGCAGGCGGAGATCCTCGAGCTGCTGCGAGACCTGCGCTCGCGGCTGGGCACGGCGGTCCTGCTGATCACGCACGACATGGGCGTGGTCGCCGACCTGGCCGACCGCGTGGTGGTGATGCACGACGGGCTCGTCGTCGAGCAGGGCACGGCCGGCGAGATCTTCTCCGCGCCCGCCGAGGACTACACGCGACAGCTGCTCGGCTCGGTCGTCTCACTGTCCGGCACGGCGAACACGGGCCTCGAACGGGCGCTGTCCGCGGACATCGAGGTGGGCCCGGCCCACGTCGCGGCCGCGGAGCACCCCGCCTCGGCGTCGGTCCCGGACGTTCCCGCCGAGGCGCCGCTGCTGCGCGTGGCGGAGATGTCGGTGACCTACCGCGGCCGGTTCCGCGCGATCGCCGTCCGCGCCGCCGACGGGGTCAACCTGCACGTCGACGCGGGGGAGGTGCTCGGGCTCGTCGGGGAGTCCGGGTCGGGCAAGAGCACCGTCGCCCGCGCCGTCACCGGGCTGCTCGCGCCCACGGCGGGGTCCGTCCACATCGGAGACACGGACATCACCCGCGTGCGCGGCCGGGCGGCGAAGGCGTTGCGGCGCCGGGTCGGTGTCGTGTTCCAGGACCCGCTGTCCTCGCTCAACCCGCGGACGACGGTGGGGGAGAGCGTCGCGACCCCGCTGCGGCTGCACAAGGCCGTCCGTCCGTCCGAAGTGGACGGTCGGGTGGCGGAGCTGCTGTCGGCGGTTCAGCTCTCGCCGTCGCTGGCCGGGCGGTACCCCCACGAGTTGTCGGGGGGCCAGCGTCAGCGTGTGTGCATCGCGCGGGCCCTGGCGCTGCGTCCGGACCTGCTGGTGGCCGACGAGCCGACGAGCGCGCTCGACGTCACCATCCAGGCGAAGATCCTCGACCTGCTCCGCGACCTGCGCCACGAGTTCGGGTTCGCGTGCCTGTTCATCAGCCACGACCTGGCGGTGATCGAGCAGCTGGCCGACCGGGTGGCGGTGATGCACCGCGGGCACGTCGTCGAGCAGGGCCCGACGAAGGAGGTGCTCACGGCACCGGCCCACCCGTACACGCAGCGGCTGCTGTCGGCGGCGCCGGTGGCGGACCCGGAGGCCCAGCGCAGGCGCCGCGAAGCCTGGCGGCGGCTGCGCTGACCGGGGTGGTCACGGGAGCGTGAGGACCGCCCGGCAGCAGGTACACCGGGTGCGTGGAGATCGGCTCCGGCGGCACCCCCGACGACGCTGAGCCGGGTCTGGAGGCGCCGGGCCGCGGATTCACGCCCGCATCAGGATGAAGTCGCCGTGACCGCCGTAGCCGAGGACGTCTTCGGCGTACTGGGTGCCGTCGAAGGTGGGGAGCCACCAGCGGCCGCCGATCCGCACCAGCATCGGGTGCGGGATGTTGGTGCCGTACGGTGCGTTCAGCGTGCCCAGCTTGCGCAGCCGCAGGTCGTAGACCGGGTACTCGCGCGCGTTGCCGTCGCTGGCGAACAGGTACCACCGGCCGCCCACCCGTTGCAGGATGGTGCCTTCGGTCTGGCTGACCGACAGGTCCGCGCCCAGCAGCGTCAGGCCGTGGTCGTAGTCGGCGCCGCGGGGAGCG
This genomic window from Amycolatopsis mongoliensis contains:
- a CDS encoding ABC transporter ATP-binding protein gives rise to the protein MTGAGLLRLHDVAVSFGDVEAVRGVGYEVRAGEVVAVVGESGSGKTVTAMSLLGLLPPTAKVTGRAELAGRDLYAMTPAELRAVRGGEVGMVFQEPMSALNPVFTVGDQLVEAIRTHRELSAAAARDRAVELLGLVGLPTPRERLRSYPHELSGGQLQRVVIAMAVANEPKLLIADEPTTALDVTVQAEILELLRDLRSRLGTAVLLITHDMGVVADLADRVVVMHDGLVVEQGTAGEIFSAPAEDYTRQLLGSVVSLSGTANTGLERALSADIEVGPAHVAAAEHPASASVPDVPAEAPLLRVAEMSVTYRGRFRAIAVRAADGVNLHVDAGEVLGLVGESGSGKSTVARAVTGLLAPTAGSVHIGDTDITRVRGRAAKALRRRVGVVFQDPLSSLNPRTTVGESVATPLRLHKAVRPSEVDGRVAELLSAVQLSPSLAGRYPHELSGGQRQRVCIARALALRPDLLVADEPTSALDVTIQAKILDLLRDLRHEFGFACLFISHDLAVIEQLADRVAVMHRGHVVEQGPTKEVLTAPAHPYTQRLLSAAPVADPEAQRRRREAWRRLR